A window of Aquibium oceanicum genomic DNA:
TGGTCGCCGGAGGGACCGATGAAGGTGATGTTGTGGGCCGCCAGGATGTCGGCGAAGCGGGCGTTCTCAGACAGGAAGCCGTAGCCCGGATGGATGGCGTCCGCGCCGGTGATCTCGCAGGCGGCGACGATCTGGTGGATGTTGAGGTAGCTGTCGCGCGAAGGCGGCGGTCCGATGCACACGCTCTCGTCGGCTAGCCGCACATGCATGGCGTCGGCATCGGCGGTCGAATGCACGGCCACCGTCTGGATGCCGAGCTCCTTGGCCGCGCGCAGTACCCTGAGAGCGATTTCCCCGCGATTGGCGATGAGGATCTTCTGGAACATGCGACCCCTACTCGATCACGACGAGCGGTTCGCCATACTCGACCGGCTGGGTGTCCTCGAAGAGGATCTGCGTCACGGTGCCCGCGCGCGGCGACGGAATCTGGTTCATCGTCTTCATCGCCTCGATGATGAGCAGCGTCTGGCCCTCGCGCACCTTCTGGCCGATCTCGACGAAGGGAGGAGAGCCGGGCGAGGGGGCGGCGTAGGCGGTGCCGACCATGGGCGAGGGGACGATCTTGTCGGAGGGCGGAGCAGGCGTGGTCGCGGCGGGGGCGACCTGTGACGCGCCGGAGGGACGCTCCTGGTACTGCGGCGCCGGTGCATTGGCGAACGCGTGAATGGGAGCGTTCTGGCGCGAGACCCGAACGCGCAGATCGCCTTGCTCGACCTCGATTTCCGAGAGGTTCGTCTCGTTCAGGATGCCTGCGAGATCTCTGATGAGCTGCTGGTCCACGACGGGGTTCTTTGTCGCCATCGAACGTTCGTTCCTTCCAAACTTGTCGCGCCGCGCCCGCGAGGCCACCGACGGTCTTCCCCCGGACGCGGTGGGAACCGCCCACGTGGCACGCCGGTCGCGAGGCTCGCTGGAGCCGTGCGCGACCGCTATGACGCGGCGGGACCCTCTATAGTAGCCATAGGACTCAAGCGAAAGAGCGCAAGTGCCCATCTTGCGCTCTACACAGCCTTCGAGGGGTGAACGCCGCGGCAGGCGCCTCAGCAGGTCGCCTCGCCGCACTGTTCGAGATTGGCGACCTTCTCTTCCAGCACCTGCCGGCCGAGCGCGCCGTAGATGACTTCCTCGCCCACCACGTAGGAAGGAGTGCCGGAGATGCCGAGCTGGTTCGCGAGTTCGTAGGTCTTGCCGAAGGTCTCGTTGATGGCCGGGTCTTCCATGGCCTCGCGCATCGCCGCCTCGTCGGCGCCTAGCGACAAAGCGATCTTCATCGCGCTGTCTTCGTCCGCCTTGGCGGCGCCGCCCAGCAGTTCCGCATGGAACTCGCCGTACTTTTCCGGCATCAGCTTGTGAAAGGCCATCGAGACCACGTGCGCCTGCATCGAATCAGGCCCGAGGATGGGGAATTCCTTGAGCACGAAGCGCACGTCCGGATTGGCCTCGGTCATGGC
This region includes:
- a CDS encoding DsbA family protein yields the protein MRKFLGFSVAGVAVAAAIAISGFAAGPQPVLAQETVAPASMDRAAIEAIIRDYLLTNPEVLLEAQAALEAKQKEEQRVAQLETIRAANEHIFSSEHDGIYGNPEAKYTLVEFFDYNCGYCKRAMGDMLAMTEANPDVRFVLKEFPILGPDSMQAHVVSMAFHKLMPEKYGEFHAELLGGAAKADEDSAMKIALSLGADEAAMREAMEDPAINETFGKTYELANQLGISGTPSYVVGEEVIYGALGRQVLEEKVANLEQCGEATC
- the accB gene encoding acetyl-CoA carboxylase biotin carboxyl carrier protein, whose product is MATKNPVVDQQLIRDLAGILNETNLSEIEVEQGDLRVRVSRQNAPIHAFANAPAPQYQERPSGASQVAPAATTPAPPSDKIVPSPMVGTAYAAPSPGSPPFVEIGQKVREGQTLLIIEAMKTMNQIPSPRAGTVTQILFEDTQPVEYGEPLVVIE